The Cydia strobilella chromosome 13, ilCydStro3.1, whole genome shotgun sequence genomic interval CTCCCACATGCCGGCCAGCAGAAAGTCCGCCCAGGTTAACTGTGGAAAAACGCCTTTATAATCCTCCTTCCATCCTTCTTAAAAGCCAGTCCAGACCGGAGAATTTTTCGTCCAACTTGATTAAACTGTCTAATAAAATCAGTTAATGTGGACGCAAAAATTAAATTGGCTTGCCGATCTCCCGTGATTCGATTGTAAGATTATGACCGATCAAATGGAGATGCGGACGCAAGAATGCCAATTTAGACGCTAGTACGCGTGTATAgggtaattttaaataaatccaAAATTGGTGATTCAATTGTGTACGTACGTGTGGATGGCTTTCTAATCCGAATAAGTCAATTTGATTATCCCGTGTGGACGGACCTTAAGCGACAGTACACTAGctttactatagtttgtcaagggactgtctcatttcaaacatagacagagagaatcatactacctttgccttacactagtactagcacccaaaagaaaaggatgagtatagttttctttgttcctatttactgacaagatttgcttgaccaactataacttcATTCCCTTTTGTTAATTAACAAAACTACCTTAAAAGTGCGGTACGGAACCGTGCAAAGAGCATGATCCGATTAGgccttattgttttttttactgagCGCTAGATGGCCTCTGACGACAGCGTCTAGTTTGGCGAGCCACGCTAGCGCCTTTTGTTCGTCAAATAGTCTAGCTCGGGCCACTAGTATAACGAGAGTTTACCTTGCTGAGCGCCAAATGGCCGCGGTTGGTGGCCACGACAGCGTCCAGTTTGGCGAGGcacgctagcgccatctgttcgTCGGATGGACTTACTCTGGTTACCAGTATAATAAGAGTTTACCTTGCTGAGCGCCAAATGGCCGCGGTTGGTGGCCACGACAACGTCTAGTTTGGCGAGGCAGgccagcgccatctgttcgTCAAATGGACTAGCTCGGGAATCCAACTCTTCTGCGCCTATGGCTTGTATGTctgaaataatacaaaacatatgtgtttttttttattattgactgAACTAATAGCAGATTACTGATTAGTGCATAaataccatagagaaatataagtaaggaaAACGTGCTAACTCCATTActtacatcagttttcttacccaAACGCGAGTTATGtaaatttgtttataaatataatgtaatacCGTTTTAGTTTCGGCAATAAAGgctattatgattatgattatattcAATTTTTTGTTAGTTCAGTTTTTAAGGGTTCGCAAGGTCTCAGAGCTGATAGTTAATTTACAGTAGTTAACAAACTGTCTGACATGATTAAAAGCCCTGGAGTGCCACAATTATGAACATAATTTGAGGCATTGTAACAACTTACTGCTCAATAGGTCGATGAAAACATCAACAATCTTGTCTATCTCTAGGTCTTCAAAGGAGTCTGAGCCCGCGAAGCCATGGCTTCGGCCCAGGCAGCGGATAACCGCCACACTGTAAAGACCACAGCGGGACGGGCTGTCCAATAACACTGCAaaagaatatatattataggacattctgacacaaattgactaagccccacagtaagcccaagaaggcttgtgttgtgggtacttagacaacgatatatataatatacaaatacttcaATACATCTTCATAAGGCTTGCAAAAGttgcaaatataaaattaataaaataaataaaataaaaatagcctttatttctgaagttttgtaacaatctacttaaaaataaaccttatttttctctataattatatatatattactattttcTAGTTCCCATCGACAACTTCAGCTTGTCCTCCGACATAGGCCTCTTCCAAGtcctaaatataaaattactattCAAAAATGATATTCATTTGATCTATCATAAACATCTTAGACAGTGCAATAGCAAACTGACATAATATCCCCTAATGCCAAACAGTAGCATTAGCCTGAAAAGTTAACaagcaaaaataaacataaggtCAATAGAGATAAGTGTGGCTCGCCTTCACTATGAGACCTGTTTACAACTTGATTAGGTTTATTGCaacttcataaataaaaaaaaaatgttatttgatTTCTATTGAGCAGGTCACTCAACCAAAAGTCCTTTTGGAGGTCCAGTAAATAAGCCTTGCAACGTAGTTTGAAAACCGCCAGGGATTTGTTTTTGATTTGCTTGTGTTTAGTCGCAAATGTATCAACTATCACTAACCACTAATCAATGTATAAACAATGTGTAAAATAATGTAGTGGTGTAGGTAATACTGCAGtactacattattattatagatCTCTGTACTACACTAAGTGAGAAAATCCCatcctttaattaaaaaaatagaaaaaaaaaaaagtgtaaactGGTCCCAGTATGAAGGCCGGCAAGGGTTTAGATTTCCTACTAAAAATGTTGATGCACCACTGAGTAGTTTTAAAGAAAcagtttagtgagtaagttagTTTGTAACTGAAGCGGCGTTGTCTGTagaaggtttttacaataaatgtcttttctttcctttctttctttcaaataaatttaaatagataTCATTGATTCCGCACCTTCCCTGGTTTCCGAGCCAGCTTCGGTGAGATGTTGCCCCGAGTAAGCCAGCAACATCTGAATACTCTTGTGGAAGCCTTCTGTGGGCAATGAGctgcaaatatatattatttcttatttaagaaaaaataatattatggtaGTTTTTGCTGTATAATATCAGTGTTACATTGGGGATAAAGGGTTAAATTGAATAATATAGGTATGCGAGATAATGCATAATGTTGTGAACTTTAGCTGAACTTAGCTATTTTCGTCCTGAAATAAAAGTTCCAGGGTTTCAAGGACACGCCCGCGCCGACGCAGTAGCGAGAGAGGAGTCCAGCACTTGTTGCATGTTTATCACTTACTTACATTTCTTTGCTTTCCTGTTTATCagtcttttttgttttaaataattttcctAAACTGCGAAAAGACATGATTAgctgtaaatatatttcgatGATTCTGAAATTGCACTCTATCGAATTGACCCTATTTCAATAATTGTTTTCTGTTAAACaataaaagtaatattatgtGATCGCCGGTTTTATATGACGATTTTCTTACGAAAATTATttcgatttatttttatgtgatgCATCTCTGGGGAACTCATTATCAATAATATCAATGTGTAGGAAATTGCTGACGCACTGCACAATTTACAACTTATTCCGCGTTGTAcgaaattaattaaatctattTGAAAACCattacaaaagaaaacaatttcaaaacataATTCAATTAACTGAATTAACCGAGAACCGAGTGACATTTCtaaagggcctaccgcgaaccacgtttgacgtgttgcctctctgtcgcacttgtaaattcgtacttgaaagtgtgacagggaggcaacacgtcgtacgtggttcgcggtaggccctctggagtCGAGAACCGGCGACTCCCTCCCTCGTGACAATTggaaattcaaattaaaaacagGGCTGCTAACATCAAGAACTTTAAGAAGGCAATGTTAACCAATTCTAGCTACTTCTCTAACTAGTCTGTGGTTACAAATCTAATTCTGACATTGACGTTTGTGTTATAGTGGGAAGTTCACAGGAAATTCATGCGAAATTCACAATATTCACATTGTTTATTACCGAAGTTTATTTACTACAACGATTGTAGTTGTACACTTGTTTCGCAAACATGAGTAAAAGAAAACGTCAGAGGTCTTTGCCGCCCACACAAAATGCTTCATCACTTTCATCAGCTTCACTAGATGACGGATCGGACGAAGAGGATCATGTTCATAACATTCAGAACGCCGTTAAGGAGTGCGCTCGATATATCCTTAGTCGGGAAGGAAGCAAGATCCCTATCAAAAAAGCTGATATCGCCAAGCATTTGGCTACGGCTTGCCAGACTCCACCGCAGCATGTCTCTGGAGTCATTAGTGCTgctgaaaaattacttaaaaaggTGTGTTTTACTGCTGTACAAGTGTACACTTGTATTGCTATTATCAGTCTTTTCGGAAAacgtttagtatttttttgaaatatattcgAAGTGAGTTTGTatgcatcttttttttttttttactatgtcggtggcaaataagcatacggcccgcctgatggtaagcggtcaccgtagcctatggacgcctgcaactccagaggtgttacatgcgcgttgccgaccctaacacccggCACCCTCTATGAGCTTCGTATATGATGTAAGATAATGCAAGCACTATGTAGTATGTACTCATTTGATCCATTTCACTTCTTTGAAATCAGCAATCTTGGATTGGATTCTCACTTTATCTCTAAAGCTGCTGGACCAAATTTTATACAGCTATAAGGAGTATTCTACGTCTACCGTTGTCCGGTACGAACGGtgaattttctgaagatttaCAGGTCTAGGAGTTATTTTTTCTGTGATTAATGTACAAAAATACGgccagaaaaataatcatcagcTTAAATgccggaatttttttttttgttttttaatggggTTTCGTCACTCAGTGACGATGGAAAAAAGTtctaatacacaaaataaaatgcgtttgtacgggagcccgtggaatgctccaaGTTTAGAATGCTTAAGCTACAAGTTTGCTGTAAATTATTCTTCATTCCAACCAATTTCTTCCAGGTGTATGGTTACAAGTTGGTCTCAATTAAAGGTAAAAGTGGGGTGCTGTACATAGTGGTGTTAGCAGAGGAGTGTGAGTCTCTCCCGTCCAATGTGTCGGAGTCGGAACTCAGGACCATGTTGATGGCTTCGCTCACACACATATTCATGTCTGGGGGCAGTGTCAAGGAAGGTGAGAAGAAGGATTATaaagagatttttttaaatttattactatGTAAACAAATGGATtatcttaactaacttagcggatTCACTCACGTATCACGTGACGCCCACCTGTCGTGActgctactcactcaggcactgttagtgcttgagctCACCtaggctctctgaaacatgtcgcgcgagtgactaaaaatacatgagtgaaaccgctaagttagttaagttattatgtctcacgatagtttaaattcgaaatagaatagaatagaatatattatcACTAGATACATATAAAAAGCCATTTATTTCTGGGTAACagaatacaatataaaatatttttgcttaatccaagatatataattaatattgataattttaaGCCAATAAGTTTGACTGTCCACTTATGTGCACAATGAGCTGGAGGACCAAATcacttttacatatttattattagtgttattttaactaacatgtagattaagctaaaaaaactaacaatatgTGGACCTAATgtctgtattaaaaaattaattaattaattcattacaaaaattacaccAGAACCCTCTTAAGAGGTATAGGCCTCTTCTAGCTTGATCTGATTTTTGCAGTCTTGGGCCTCCCAGATCCAGTTGGCCCCCGCTACTTTTACTGTCGTCAGCCCAGCGTGCCAATTGCTATCTTCTTTTCCTTTTTCCATCTGGACCAGGCTGTTGCTTGTACCCTGTAGgctgtaccctttgggtacggaaccctaaaaataataaaagtatttttgtttttgaaactaatctatgtatttataaaattcAGAATACTTGTGACAAGTTTAATTGTTTTACTTGATGTAATGTTTTCTTCTAGATGACCTGTGGAAGTTCCTGAGCGAGGCTGGTCTGCTGGAGGAGAATGACTTTGCTGGCAGGAAGGCTTTTATTGCGACCTTCACTAGGCAACTGTACTTGTCATTCACAAaggttcatattttatttttaacacttttttagggttccgtacccacagggtaaaaacgggaccctattactaagactccgctgtctgtctgtctgtccgtctgtcaccaggctgtatctcatgaaccgtgatagctagacagttgatattttcacagatgatgtatttctgatgccgctataacaacaattactaaaaatagaataaaataaatattattagttgggtataattttaaatgacaCTCCGAGTACGACTAGTTTTTTATTCCTTGACAAGTCAACAGCCAAAAAAGCCCGTGATCCCAAGTGACCGCTGCTTATATAACTTTACATAATGAATGACTGGTTTGAATGAATGATGGAATGATGTCACTTGAAATATTAATCAcattactaattatttaaattacgagttttataaattgaaaatgataattaACGTCATCTGAATTATTTAATTCTGACAACACTAACGGCAAGTGACATCATTCGACATAATAAcaacaaacttaataatatttttcttataactaACAATATTTAAACACTTATGCTctgatacaacaaacgtgatatttttgctaTGATTTTTTggattatattgtcttcggttaccgcgatagttactcatgaaataaaactatgaaagggGAGCCTAAGGATTGTTATTTGGTATTtggcatatttttcaatgttcgtTCGGCCATTCGACTATTCGGTTCGGTTTGAAGTGCCaaatatttaccgaataaacatttttttttaaggacGTCCGCTAGGATGCACTTCGCGATCGGTTATGACTGCCACGACAATTTACGAGAAGTCGTGTctcatattttcaataaattataaatattcaacCGAGCCACTAATTACTAAATCATTCAAATTGGTATcttatattttcagaaaataaaataagaatggGGGTCTAAAATATATGAACAATCCTAATATTCCTAATTCACTTAACGGTAACTACTGGATTTTACCAGATTGATCTAAGggaattcttttttttttaacatgaatGGTTCTCAAtagtaattttgttttaaattgaaatgttttcaGGTTGGCGATGGCGATTTAGCCTGGAACGTTTTTGAATGGGGCCAGAGAGCTCATCAGGAAGTACCCAAAATGTTCCTGTTACAGAAGATGGCTGAGG includes:
- the LOC134746510 gene encoding glutathione S-transferase 2-like isoform X1, which translates into the protein MSFRSLGKLFKTKKTDKQESKEISLPTEGFHKSIQMLLAYSGQHLTEAGSETREVLLDSPSRCGLYSVAVIRCLGRSHGFAGSDSFEDLEIDKIVDVFIDLLSNIQAIGAEELDSRASPFDEQMALACLAKLDVVVATNRGHLALSKLTWADFLLAGMWEHVRQALELSSDQFAHIELLVQQLTAVPTVKTALERTHDST
- the LOC134746510 gene encoding glutathione S-transferase 2-like isoform X2 codes for the protein MLLAYSGQHLTEAGSETREVLLDSPSRCGLYSVAVIRCLGRSHGFAGSDSFEDLEIDKIVDVFIDLLSNIQAIGAEELDSRASPFDEQMALACLAKLDVVVATNRGHLALSKLTWADFLLAGMWEHVRQALELSSDQFAHIELLVQQLTAVPTVKTALERTHDST
- the LOC134746946 gene encoding non-structural maintenance of chromosomes element 3 homolog, whose translation is MSKRKRQRSLPPTQNASSLSSASLDDGSDEEDHVHNIQNAVKECARYILSREGSKIPIKKADIAKHLATACQTPPQHVSGVISAAEKLLKKVYGYKLVSIKGKSGVLYIVVLAEECESLPSNVSESELRTMLMASLTHIFMSGGSVKEDDLWKFLSEAGLLEENDFAGRKAFIATFTRQLYLSFTKVGDGDLAWNVFEWGQRAHQEVPKMFLLQKMAEAFEKTPDHWAEQYKQATETNTAAAS